The Desulforamulus hydrothermalis Lam5 = DSM 18033 genome includes a window with the following:
- the ytvI gene encoding sporulation integral membrane protein YtvI — MPSWLKTALNYVLAGLLLLAAFFILDKISQYIIKGVTFVLPLITPFIIALFISFLLEPVVGVLQSKVRLSRGPAVALAMLFLLSLVGSVITLLLLRLTAELIHLSKTLPYIILDIQHWVEVSLPKFYRFYGELPPAVTDYIQQSFGSAAQTLQDFLSITLNSLLSTFSAVPGIITLIIVSFLATYFISKDRRVLTRQWLRVWPAPYGEQSLQVIKEVVEAFVSYLKAQGVLVSISTLISIIGLYLIGAEYALTMGLLIGFFDIIPVLGPGTVVLPWVGWSFLTGNAVFGSKLLVLYLVILVTRQLLETKVVATNLGLHPLATLVALFVGFKVLGFLGMVAGPILLIAVQAVIKAGIPTPRVK; from the coding sequence TTGCCGTCGTGGCTGAAGACCGCCTTGAATTACGTATTGGCGGGTCTACTTCTTTTAGCAGCTTTCTTTATCTTAGATAAAATATCACAGTATATCATCAAAGGGGTTACATTTGTCCTTCCCTTAATTACTCCTTTTATTATTGCTTTGTTTATCAGCTTTTTACTGGAACCGGTAGTCGGGGTATTGCAGAGCAAGGTCCGCCTGTCCCGAGGTCCGGCCGTAGCACTGGCCATGTTGTTCTTACTTTCTTTGGTGGGATCTGTTATTACCCTGTTATTATTGCGGCTGACAGCTGAATTGATTCATTTATCCAAAACCTTGCCATACATAATCCTTGATATACAGCACTGGGTCGAAGTATCATTGCCGAAATTTTACCGGTTTTATGGTGAACTGCCGCCGGCAGTTACGGATTACATTCAACAGTCCTTTGGTTCAGCGGCGCAAACTTTGCAAGATTTCTTAAGCATTACGCTTAATTCACTGTTAAGTACGTTTTCAGCAGTACCGGGAATTATTACATTAATAATTGTCAGTTTTCTTGCCACTTATTTTATCAGTAAGGACAGGCGTGTCTTAACCAGGCAGTGGTTGCGGGTGTGGCCGGCTCCTTACGGTGAACAAAGCCTGCAAGTGATAAAAGAAGTGGTAGAGGCGTTTGTATCTTATTTAAAGGCACAAGGTGTTTTGGTTAGCATAAGCACGTTAATCAGTATTATCGGCCTATACTTAATTGGGGCGGAATATGCTTTGACAATGGGCCTGTTGATCGGCTTTTTTGATATAATACCTGTGCTGGGACCGGGCACGGTTGTGCTGCCTTGGGTGGGCTGGTCCTTTTTGACCGGCAATGCTGTTTTTGGCAGCAAACTGCTGGTTTTATACCTGGTTATTTTGGTTACCAGGCAGCTTTTGGAAACCAAAGTGGTGGCCACCAACCTGGGACTGCACCCTTTGGCTACCCTGGTGGCCTTGTTTGTAGGTTTTAAGGTATTGGGGTTTTTGGGCATGGTTGCCGGGCCTATTTTGTTAATTGCCGTACAGGCAGTTATTAAAGCAGGAATTCCCACTCCAAGGGTGAAATAA
- a CDS encoding phosphatidate cytidylyltransferase yields MDKLLHLRVLSALVGIPIALLAAWYGSWLLWLITMLIFTAAALEMTTILKGLGLQPAGWIIQIGGLILFAGAYQYKDTIINVIYVLLVLINLLWLVFCYPKKTPTDVFANLAATLYLGNLVFLYLTRELPGGLAWLLLILTTTWASDTFAYFVGRAIGRHKLAPLLSPKKTVEGAVGGVAGAALTACLLAQFLPDLPVQPVVLLGALVGIASLLGDLFESAIKRQAGVKDSGHLIPGHGGILDRFDSLLITTPLVYYIVKLFII; encoded by the coding sequence GTGGACAAATTGCTGCACTTGCGAGTGCTGAGCGCCTTGGTGGGAATACCGATAGCCCTGCTGGCTGCCTGGTATGGCAGTTGGTTGCTCTGGCTTATAACCATGCTGATATTTACGGCAGCTGCATTAGAGATGACAACCATTCTTAAAGGTCTGGGGTTGCAACCTGCCGGTTGGATAATACAAATCGGAGGCTTAATTCTGTTTGCCGGCGCATACCAATATAAAGATACAATAATTAATGTTATTTATGTCTTGTTAGTGCTGATTAATCTCTTGTGGTTAGTCTTTTGTTACCCTAAAAAAACGCCGACAGATGTTTTTGCTAACTTGGCAGCTACTTTATATTTAGGAAACCTGGTTTTTCTTTACCTGACACGGGAGCTCCCCGGAGGCTTGGCCTGGTTGCTGTTAATATTAACCACCACCTGGGCCAGCGATACTTTTGCCTACTTTGTGGGGCGAGCAATAGGCCGGCATAAGCTGGCACCGCTGCTTAGCCCCAAAAAAACCGTTGAAGGTGCTGTGGGAGGAGTCGCGGGTGCAGCCCTGACAGCCTGTTTGCTGGCGCAATTTTTGCCTGACCTGCCTGTGCAGCCGGTTGTATTGTTGGGAGCTCTGGTTGGGATTGCTTCCTTATTGGGTGATTTGTTTGAATCAGCCATCAAAAGACAGGCCGGAGTGAAGGATTCCGGACATCTTATCCCAGGTCACGGGGGTATATTGGACCGTTTTGACAGCCTGCTGATTACCACCCCTTTGGTATACTACATTGTTAAACTGTTTATAATTTGA
- a CDS encoding 1-deoxy-D-xylulose-5-phosphate reductoisomerase, with product MKYIAILGSTGSIGRQTLEVVELFPQRLKVVALAAGRNRQAFLQQCLRYRPRLVSLELAEDAKWLQEQLAGCAYRPAIHYGLDGLITVATCAEASLVVTALSGAVGLIPTCAAIKARKQIALANKETLVAAGQYVSGLAEQYGVSLLPVDSEHSAIWQCLQEENRQAVQRLLLTASGGPFRQLDQAALKQVTPAMALQHPNWSMGQKITVDSATLMNKGLEVIEARWLFNVDYDQIDVVIHPQSIIHSMVEYGDGSLLAHLGMPDMRIPIQYALSYPERWFNQLPRLQVNRLKGLTFEEPDTERFPALALAYQAGRQGGAAPAVLNAANEVAVHAFLAGCINFLDIPYIVAKTLDKYQPVNPAGLDEIIQIDSWARAEAQKIIKRQ from the coding sequence ATGAAGTATATTGCCATATTAGGAAGTACAGGCTCCATTGGCAGACAAACCCTGGAGGTTGTGGAGCTTTTTCCTCAACGTTTGAAAGTAGTTGCGCTGGCGGCCGGCAGAAACCGTCAGGCCTTTTTGCAGCAATGTTTACGCTACCGGCCGCGGCTGGTATCCTTGGAACTGGCCGAAGATGCCAAATGGCTGCAAGAACAATTGGCCGGCTGTGCTTACCGACCGGCAATTCATTACGGCTTGGATGGTTTAATTACAGTGGCAACTTGTGCCGAGGCTTCCCTGGTGGTAACCGCCTTAAGCGGTGCGGTAGGTTTAATACCAACCTGTGCTGCCATTAAAGCCCGGAAGCAAATTGCATTGGCCAATAAAGAAACTTTGGTGGCAGCCGGTCAATATGTATCAGGGCTGGCGGAGCAATACGGGGTTTCCCTCCTGCCTGTGGACAGCGAACATTCTGCCATCTGGCAATGTTTACAAGAAGAAAACCGACAGGCTGTGCAAAGATTGCTGCTTACTGCCTCGGGCGGTCCTTTCCGGCAGCTGGATCAGGCCGCTCTTAAGCAGGTTACGCCTGCCATGGCTTTGCAGCATCCCAACTGGTCCATGGGACAAAAGATCACCGTTGATTCTGCCACATTAATGAATAAAGGCCTGGAGGTTATCGAAGCCAGATGGCTGTTTAATGTGGACTATGACCAAATTGATGTGGTAATTCATCCCCAGAGTATTATTCATTCAATGGTAGAATATGGCGACGGTTCACTGCTGGCTCATTTAGGAATGCCGGACATGCGCATACCTATCCAATATGCCCTGAGCTACCCGGAACGCTGGTTTAACCAACTGCCCCGCCTGCAGGTTAACCGGCTTAAAGGATTAACCTTTGAGGAGCCGGATACTGAGCGTTTTCCTGCACTGGCGCTGGCTTATCAGGCAGGACGGCAGGGCGGGGCGGCACCGGCGGTATTAAATGCTGCCAATGAAGTTGCCGTACATGCTTTTTTGGCAGGCTGTATTAACTTTTTAGATATACCCTATATTGTAGCTAAAACCCTGGACAAATACCAACCTGTAAACCCTGCCGGTCTGGATGAGATTATTCAAATTGACAGCTGGGCTAGGGCAGAAGCTCAAAAAATCATCAAAAGACAGTAG
- the rseP gene encoding RIP metalloprotease RseP — MQTFIASVVVFGLLIFFHELGHFLVAKRVGILVHEFSLGFGPKIIGFHRGGTRYNLRLLPLGGFVRMAGMDPNEEADKDIPVEQTFNHKSAMQRAAVIIAGPLMNFVLAAVLFALILMVQGVPDPSTTKVGEVLAGSPAQQAGLQIGDVIVAVNNQPVQTWDQLVAATNRTPGQPLQVKVRRDNQELNLTATAVKDKSGQYKMGIKPALKKMDPFSALAKGTSFTIQISGLILAFLGQMFTQQAPLDLGGPVRVVSEIGKAAEFGIFQVMQLAAFLSINLGLFNLLPIPALDGSRVLFLLWEKISGRPVEPSKESFIHLIGFGLLLLLMVVITYNDIVSLMFGNR; from the coding sequence ATGCAAACATTTATCGCTTCGGTGGTTGTCTTTGGTTTATTGATTTTTTTTCATGAGTTGGGCCACTTTCTGGTTGCTAAAAGAGTAGGAATACTGGTGCATGAGTTTTCACTGGGGTTTGGTCCTAAAATCATTGGCTTCCACCGGGGCGGTACCAGGTACAACTTGCGCCTGCTGCCTTTGGGTGGTTTTGTGCGGATGGCCGGTATGGATCCAAATGAAGAGGCAGATAAAGATATTCCGGTTGAACAAACCTTTAATCATAAATCCGCCATGCAAAGGGCAGCGGTAATTATTGCCGGACCGCTTATGAATTTTGTACTGGCGGCGGTTCTTTTTGCCTTAATCTTAATGGTGCAGGGAGTACCGGATCCGTCAACTACCAAAGTTGGCGAAGTCCTTGCCGGTTCGCCTGCCCAGCAAGCCGGCTTGCAAATCGGCGATGTAATTGTTGCCGTCAATAACCAGCCTGTACAAACCTGGGATCAATTGGTTGCGGCGACCAACAGAACCCCCGGACAGCCGCTGCAAGTGAAGGTGCGCCGGGATAATCAGGAACTCAATCTGACAGCTACTGCCGTTAAAGATAAATCAGGCCAGTATAAAATGGGCATAAAGCCGGCTTTGAAAAAAATGGATCCTTTTTCTGCCCTGGCTAAAGGTACTTCCTTTACTATCCAGATATCCGGTTTAATCCTGGCCTTTTTAGGTCAAATGTTTACTCAACAGGCTCCCCTTGATTTGGGAGGGCCGGTCAGGGTGGTTAGCGAAATCGGCAAAGCAGCTGAGTTTGGCATTTTTCAGGTAATGCAATTGGCTGCCTTTTTAAGCATTAACCTGGGACTGTTCAACTTGTTGCCTATTCCGGCTTTAGACGGCAGTCGGGTGCTGTTTTTACTTTGGGAGAAAATCAGCGGCAGGCCGGTGGAACCATCTAAAGAAAGTTTTATTCATTTGATCGGTTTTGGCTTATTGCTGTTGCTTATGGTAGTAATTACTTATAACGACATAGTTTCACTCATGTTTGGCAATCGCTGA
- the ispG gene encoding flavodoxin-dependent (E)-4-hydroxy-3-methylbut-2-enyl-diphosphate synthase, translated as MRFKKTRPVMVGSVQIGGGAPVVIQSMTNTDTRDAQATVAQINELTQAGCEVIRVAVPDQAAAAALPAIKASINIPLIADIHFDYRLALAALQAGVDGLRINPGNIGGKDKVREVVAAARERRVPIRIGVNAGSLEKELLKKYGGITADAMVESALNHISLLEELDYREIKVSLKASHIPLMLEAYRKLSARVDYPLHVGVTEAGTVKSGTIKSAVGIGALLAQGIGDTIRVSLTGHPKHEVYVAWQILKALGLRQRGAELISCPTCGRTQIDLIKLAEQVEEKLAHLEKPIKVAVMGCAVNGPGEAREADVGIAGGRGMGLLFRHGKIIRQVPEENLLAELMKEIEKL; from the coding sequence ATGAGATTTAAAAAAACACGCCCTGTGATGGTGGGATCGGTACAAATTGGCGGGGGGGCGCCGGTTGTCATTCAGTCTATGACCAACACCGATACCCGGGATGCCCAGGCTACCGTCGCACAGATTAATGAACTTACGCAGGCGGGTTGTGAGGTAATCCGGGTAGCCGTACCTGATCAGGCAGCCGCGGCAGCCTTGCCGGCCATTAAAGCAAGCATTAACATACCTTTAATCGCTGACATTCATTTTGATTATCGGCTGGCTCTGGCTGCTTTACAGGCCGGCGTGGACGGGTTGCGGATCAACCCCGGTAATATCGGTGGCAAAGACAAAGTACGGGAGGTTGTAGCTGCTGCCCGTGAGCGCCGGGTGCCCATTCGCATCGGGGTAAATGCCGGCTCGCTGGAAAAGGAGTTACTGAAAAAATATGGCGGCATAACTGCGGATGCCATGGTAGAAAGTGCCTTAAACCATATTAGCTTGCTGGAAGAACTGGATTACCGGGAAATTAAAGTTTCCCTCAAGGCCTCTCATATTCCCTTGATGCTGGAGGCCTATCGCAAACTGTCGGCCCGGGTAGACTACCCGCTGCATGTGGGAGTAACCGAGGCAGGCACTGTGAAAAGCGGCACCATTAAGTCAGCAGTTGGCATTGGTGCCCTGTTGGCTCAGGGAATTGGCGATACCATAAGGGTATCATTGACCGGTCATCCCAAACATGAGGTATATGTAGCCTGGCAAATTCTTAAAGCACTTGGTTTAAGACAGCGTGGCGCGGAGTTGATCTCCTGCCCCACCTGCGGCAGAACTCAAATTGATCTGATCAAACTGGCCGAACAAGTGGAAGAAAAGCTGGCTCACCTTGAAAAACCCATAAAAGTGGCGGTGATGGGGTGCGCCGTTAACGGACCGGGCGAAGCCAGAGAAGCTGACGTGGGTATAGCCGGCGGCAGGGGAATGGGTTTACTATTTCGCCATGGCAAGATTATCCGCCAGGTTCCTGAGGAAAATCTTCTGGCAGAACTGATGAAGGAAATAGAAAAGTTATAA
- a CDS encoding 4Fe-4S binding protein translates to MAYKITDECIACGTCLETCPYHAIEEGDIFKITMACENCGTCMDICPAGAIIEE, encoded by the coding sequence ATGGCATATAAAATCACAGATGAGTGTATAGCTTGCGGCACCTGCCTGGAGACTTGCCCCTACCATGCCATTGAGGAGGGCGACATCTTTAAAATTACCATGGCATGCGAGAACTGCGGGACATGTATGGATATTTGCCCTGCCGGAGCCATTATTGAAGAGTAA
- a CDS encoding proline--tRNA ligase: MRVSQMLLPTLREVPAEAEVVSHRLLLRAGFIRKTASGIYTYLPLAQRVLKKIMQIIREEMDKQGGQEMLMPIIQPAELWLESGRWQVYGPELFRLKDRHERDFCLAPTHEEVITVTVRNEVRSYKQLPLMLYHITNKYRDERRPRFGLMRGREFIMKDLYSFDLDEAGLDISYRKMHEAYTNVFKRCGLTCRPVEADSGAIGGSTTHEFMVLAESGEAAILYCNACDYAANVEKAAATPAAGLDPAVQAGQLQEISTPGQKSAEEVAAFLRVEPCQVIKTMIYKTERDVVAALVRGDHDVNEVKLLNALQAINLELADEQAVRQATGAPTGYVGPVGLANIRIVADPEVMALANAVAGANKTDTHLINVNPGRDFTPDLVADIRMVKAGEPCPKCGAQLQEARGIEVGQIFKLGTKYSKVLGATFLDEHGKERHIVMGCYGIGVTRTMAAAIEQNHDQDGIIWPAAIAPYHVVVIPVSAKDDAQMQLAEKLYQELNRAGLEAVLDDRPERPGVKFKDADLVGYPLRIVVGSKAVQEGLVEMRQRRSGQTDLLPLSDAVDRVKEILPTL, from the coding sequence ATGCGCGTCAGTCAAATGTTATTGCCTACTTTAAGAGAAGTGCCGGCGGAGGCTGAAGTGGTCAGCCACCGGCTTTTGTTGCGGGCCGGTTTTATTCGGAAGACGGCTTCCGGCATATATACATATCTGCCGCTGGCCCAGCGGGTATTAAAGAAAATTATGCAGATTATCCGTGAGGAAATGGACAAGCAAGGCGGGCAGGAAATGCTGATGCCTATCATTCAACCGGCGGAGTTGTGGCTGGAATCCGGCCGGTGGCAGGTTTACGGCCCGGAACTGTTCCGTTTAAAGGATCGTCATGAGCGGGATTTTTGTTTGGCTCCCACCCATGAAGAAGTTATTACAGTTACCGTGCGCAATGAGGTTCGTTCATACAAGCAATTGCCTTTAATGCTGTACCACATTACCAACAAGTACCGGGATGAACGACGGCCCCGGTTCGGACTCATGCGGGGCAGGGAATTTATTATGAAGGACCTGTATTCCTTTGATTTGGATGAAGCGGGTCTGGATATCAGCTACCGCAAAATGCATGAGGCGTATACCAATGTCTTTAAACGGTGCGGTTTAACCTGTCGGCCGGTGGAAGCAGATTCCGGGGCTATCGGCGGCAGCACCACCCATGAATTTATGGTGTTAGCCGAATCCGGCGAAGCAGCCATACTTTATTGCAATGCCTGTGATTACGCAGCCAACGTAGAAAAAGCCGCTGCTACCCCGGCAGCCGGCCTTGATCCTGCAGTCCAGGCCGGTCAACTGCAAGAAATCAGCACCCCCGGTCAAAAGTCTGCTGAGGAAGTGGCAGCCTTTTTGCGTGTGGAACCCTGCCAGGTTATCAAAACCATGATTTATAAAACGGAGCGGGATGTCGTGGCAGCTCTGGTCAGGGGTGATCATGACGTCAACGAAGTAAAACTGCTTAACGCCCTGCAGGCAATTAACCTTGAATTGGCAGACGAACAAGCCGTCCGGCAAGCCACAGGGGCTCCTACCGGTTATGTAGGGCCGGTTGGTTTAGCCAATATACGCATTGTGGCTGATCCGGAAGTAATGGCCCTGGCCAATGCTGTGGCGGGTGCCAACAAAACCGACACCCACCTGATTAATGTGAATCCGGGGCGGGACTTTACCCCCGACCTGGTGGCAGATATTCGTATGGTAAAAGCCGGTGAGCCATGTCCCAAATGCGGCGCTCAACTACAGGAGGCCCGGGGGATTGAAGTGGGCCAGATTTTCAAGTTAGGAACCAAATACAGCAAAGTTTTGGGAGCAACTTTTCTGGATGAACATGGCAAGGAGCGGCATATTGTCATGGGCTGCTACGGCATCGGGGTGACCCGCACAATGGCAGCAGCCATTGAACAAAACCACGATCAAGACGGTATTATTTGGCCGGCCGCTATTGCTCCCTACCATGTAGTGGTGATTCCGGTGTCAGCCAAAGATGACGCCCAAATGCAGCTGGCGGAAAAGCTCTACCAGGAACTTAACCGAGCAGGGTTAGAAGCTGTTTTGGATGATCGTCCAGAACGCCCTGGCGTTAAATTTAAGGATGCTGATTTAGTGGGTTACCCCTTACGGATAGTGGTAGGCAGTAAGGCAGTGCAGGAAGGGTTGGTGGAGATGCGCCAGCGTCGTTCCGGGCAAACGGATTTGCTGCCCTTGTCTGACGCGGTGGACCGGGTGAAGGAAATTTTACCAACCTTATAG
- a CDS encoding isoprenyl transferase → MFKKITGLFNRYQSPEDENRLLQSLDRTRLPHHIAIIMDGNGRWAQRRGMPRSLGHRAGVESLRNIVQLCSELGIQVLTCYAFSTENWKRPVEEVNFLMNLLVEYLHKELDELHGKNVRINAIGRLSELPQGAREALENACRTTAGNSGLILNLALNYGGRKEITDAVIKIAQQVKENKIDVKDIDEKLISEHLYTAGLPDPDLLVRPSGDYRISNFLLWQLAYTEFWLSDVMWPDFRRIHLIQAILAYQSRERRFGGLIKK, encoded by the coding sequence ATGTTTAAGAAAATTACCGGTCTGTTTAACAGATACCAGTCACCGGAGGATGAAAACCGGCTCCTGCAATCCTTGGACCGCACCAGGCTGCCGCATCATATTGCCATAATCATGGACGGTAACGGCCGCTGGGCCCAGCGGAGGGGTATGCCCAGATCCTTGGGGCATCGGGCCGGAGTGGAGTCCTTGCGCAATATTGTTCAATTATGTTCTGAATTAGGTATTCAAGTATTAACCTGTTATGCTTTTTCCACAGAAAACTGGAAACGGCCGGTAGAAGAAGTTAATTTTCTTATGAATTTGCTGGTAGAATATCTGCATAAGGAACTGGACGAGTTGCATGGCAAAAATGTGAGAATCAATGCCATCGGTCGCTTGTCAGAGTTGCCTCAAGGTGCCCGGGAGGCGTTGGAAAATGCTTGCCGCACTACCGCCGGCAACTCCGGTTTAATTTTGAATCTGGCTCTTAATTACGGCGGCCGCAAAGAAATTACAGACGCCGTAATTAAAATAGCTCAGCAGGTAAAAGAAAATAAAATTGATGTAAAAGATATTGATGAAAAATTAATCAGTGAGCATTTGTATACAGCGGGTCTGCCGGATCCTGATTTGCTGGTAAGGCCTTCCGGCGATTATAGAATCAGCAACTTTCTGCTCTGGCAGCTGGCTTACACGGAATTTTGGCTGTCTGATGTGATGTGGCCTGATTTTAGGCGGATTCATCTAATCCAAGCCATACTGGCTTATCAAAGTCGGGAACGGCGTTTTGGTGGATTAATTAAAAAGTAG